The Prevotella sp. oral taxon 299 str. F0039 genome has a segment encoding these proteins:
- a CDS encoding RNA polymerase sigma factor encodes MKKLHEMTNEELALSYINGNNKAFDLLLSRNQEQLFSYIFFIVKDHALADDLFQETFIKVITKLNEGKYCINGRFGAWLVTVAHNTIMDFYRSSKNDKYINNIDTNEFENAVSLSLMDSCIENHYVNQQVLKDVKHMVDMLPTLQREVVFMRFFQQLSFKEIAEITNVSINTALGRMRYAILNLRRMVKTNNITLNLD; translated from the coding sequence ATGAAGAAATTACATGAAATGACCAATGAAGAATTGGCGTTATCTTATATAAATGGAAACAACAAAGCTTTTGATTTGTTACTTTCAAGAAATCAAGAACAATTGTTTTCTTACATCTTCTTTATTGTGAAAGACCATGCTTTAGCTGACGATTTATTTCAAGAAACTTTCATAAAAGTAATTACTAAGCTTAATGAAGGGAAGTATTGTATAAACGGAAGGTTTGGAGCATGGCTAGTAACCGTGGCACATAATACCATAATGGATTTCTATAGAAGTTCTAAAAACGATAAATATATTAATAATATTGATACAAATGAGTTCGAAAATGCAGTGAGTTTATCGCTTATGGATAGTTGTATTGAGAACCATTATGTTAATCAACAAGTATTGAAAGATGTGAAACACATGGTTGATATGCTTCCAACTCTTCAACGTGAAGTGGTGTTTATGCGTTTTTTTCAGCAGCTATCGTTTAAAGAAATTGCAGAAATTACTAATGTGAGTATAAATACAGCTTTGGGTAGAATGCGTTATGCAATACTTAATTTACGAAGGATGGTAAAGACAAATAATATAACTTTGAATTTAGATTGA